The Vespa velutina chromosome 2, iVesVel2.1, whole genome shotgun sequence sequence CAAAATACAGCTGTAAAGTATGTTGTCAACAATTTACGAGAAAAGATCATTTACGAAGGCATACTGAACAGCATGGAAGAATAAAGACATATAAATGTACGCAATGCAATAAAACATTTGGAAACGAATTGACTTTACGTAATCATCTGATAGCGACCAATCATAAGACTTTCGTTCATGGACAAGAATATGATCCTAATAAACGTATAAAACGAGTGGCAGCTAAAGCTGCACAAaagattattgataaaataaaaacggaaGACGGTTTAGAGGATTATGAcgaagatgatgataataatgatataatcgaTATGGACGTTCGTCATAATCGTAAgcaagaaaattcttttaagaAAACTAATAATAGGAAGGAATTAGAATGCGCCacttgtaataaaaaatgtaattcgaAACAAACTCTGACAAAGCATATGGAGCAACatgtaaaagatgaaaaagcaGAGAAAGTGGATAGATTGGACAAGTTTAAAAAGCCagcagaaaaaaaggaacaacaaAGGATAGGTGGTGGTATGGAATTAGGAAAGgacgaagacgatgacgatgataattcaGATTTCGAAAGTGGTTTGGATTGGCCGATGGATAATCACGAATGTGCaacatgtaaaaaaagatatagtaCGAAAAAGTCTCTGTTGCGACATCAATTACTTCACGAGGAACCAAATTTCGAATGTGATATATGTAATGTCAAGTTTTATCGTAAGGATAAATTAAAAGCTCATTATGATAAATGCTCAGAAAAAAATCCTGATCAAGTTAGGAAGTGCAATATTTGTGGTGATagttttgaaaataatgaaatgctTCGACAACATAGAGCTAAACATGTAACTGAAGGAATATTAACAGAGGAAGATTTAAGAGATATTGAACCACGTcctgaagaaagaaagcagggagagaaaattgttagaaaaagaaggacagaTATAGTAGGCCTTGAATGTACAGAatgtaataaacattatacatCTAGGAAAGGTCTATTACGTCATATACAAGTACACGAaggtaagaaatatttatgtgACATATGTCCAAAGAAATTCTATAGAAgagaacatttaaaaattcatgtaGCTAAGCATAATATGATTAAACCGTATAAATGTACAAGATGCACAAAACgatttattaaagaagaacAGCTTACGAATCACTTATCGAAACACGATAGGCcatttaagaaaaacaaagaaacggATAGttcaaaaagatttttatgtgAAATCTGTTCTAAAAGTTTCACCCAATCGACTACTTTAATAGCACATTTAAGAGCACACAATGGTATAAAGCCATATGTTTGTGAAGTATGTTCTAGACCTTTTACAACAAATGCATATCTAAAAATGCATATGAGGACGCATACACAGGAAAGACCATATATATGTCAGTATTGTTCTAGAGCATTTGCCCGAGCTGATACTCTTGCTAATCACTTAACGTCACATACCGGTGAAGCTAAGTATCATTGCAAATATTGCCCAAAAAATTTCCGTCGATTAAAGTCGTTAAAAGAACATGTTTTTATTCATACTGGTCAAAGGCCATATGCATGTCCAACGTGTGATCgcagatttaataataatggtagcCGTTATGCCCATAGCAAACGATGTAAACAAAACTTTTCGCAAAATCAGAATCGCACTCAAACCCTTACTGAAGTTCAAACGCAACAACCACCACAGAGAATACAACAGACTCTTACTCAAGCACAGGTGGTTAAAGCACCAAACATTAAGACCATTACTATTACTAGACAAGCTGAGCCAGTAACTACACAACAAATAATGCAACatcaagaaatattaatgCCACTTATCCTACCACTCACTGTAACTCTCGCAGATGTAGGTGATGAAGTGATATTACCCGAGggtacaaaaatatttacaacgtCGTAATATGTCTAAAGATTATGCTAacaaaagatttaaataatgtcattgaagaaaggtaaaaagaaattaatgatgTACGATCTTTTGCTAGAACGCATTCTAATTTTATAGcatgaatgaaaaaaggattGAAAATATGAGCTCTATGCTCTCCtcgtataatatttctcttcttttcattcctaTTAGGAAGAacagtaaaataatttaactagTTCTGTCTTCTAGCAAAGCTGTTAATctcaaaacaaagaaaaagactaTCTTGTATACTGTATACATAGAGACATGAAGTTTTCATGTATTAAATAAGTAAGCCTTACAGGCCCATTTTTAATGCATACTTGGTGCGGTGATATatgattgtaattataattatgtataatacgtTATACtaaagtttatttttacaagACGAAAGTGCAAATTATACAACTTGCATAGTCGGCGatttaagagaaatataactgtattaaaatattatgtatcaCAGGGCTGAGTATATATaacttgagagagagaaatagattgTAAAAGCATGAcatgatttttaattgaaaaagtgtctaagaattaatataaaaattaattgtgctatctgttatcatatatattacatatgaattatatttttaattaaaagacatGCATagtaaattgttattaaatggattttccttttatctgtTGTATTTTCATCTGCTTGATGTTTTATGTGAATGACAAGTTAATTCTAGTTTGAAAACAGGATCACAGGATCACagtttcatattttcatttattataaatgtatctcatatttctgttaaaaaaacagatatttattataaaagttacttaatgcataaaaaaaaaaaaaaaaataaagttatttaacttaatagataattctttaaatgtttaattcattatatgtGTTATTTTATGAAGATGCGTCGACTTTTTCATGTCGAagttaaataattgtttaaaataatcatattgttttatattgattatagagtaatttcataataataatattaataataataatttgttacaCACTGAATTAAGTTATACGTATCATTTTTTATGTTCTATAAAAGTCTGTACATCAAacgttatttcatataaatataatatgaaaaaaaaaaaaaaaaaaaaaagaaaaaaagagaaaaagacatgaaaaaaattaattaaaaaaattataattccattatttttcttaattattatcctaACAGAAAgagtaaattaaatataagatatcagaaaaaaaaaatttctctctataaaagatatcaaatttgataaagacaattattataaaatttggtACATGATTAGTGCATTTATAATACTGTTCAGCTTtacttacaaaaaaatatatgcatttatatatatacatatatatatatatatatatatatatatatatatatatatatatatatatatatatatatatataaaagaaaaaaaaaatagtagatacatttaataaataatactcaGCCCTGTATATTACGTCCTTTCACTATTGACGTCAGTTTAATTAGAAACACAAACAAATAGTACATActaatgtatttaataataatccagAAATATCTTTATTGATTACAAATCGtcatttctgttttatttgtaCATAATGGTAAGTATATGTGAATAAAGAGTTCGTAGCATTCAAtgtagttctctctctctctctctctctctctctctctctctctctctctctccccctctctctctctctctctctctctctttttgtctgtcCATCATACCcgtatataaaaacatacgCACAAATACGTTATAAAATATCAGTTAATTGTTTTttagtatatgtatgttgatatatacttgaaaattttttattcatagaaAGATATCAAAATGAGATAAGATTGgtttgtataaattatgttAAGTGAAATTGTAGAAATTCCTTcttttcacacacacacacacattttaaCCATCAATAACCCATAAGATATTAATACCTGATGCTCCTAAATTAACACGTCCTAACATACCATGATCACGAGTTTTaacaatgtataaaaaaagtagaagcgtatgaaataaattatttcgaccctaaaaaatataaattttatataaattaaattaaattaatattatatatatacatatatatttatatggagTATTATATTTACCCGTTGAATTTCTTCGTAATCAGTTGGCAAAGAGTCGCCAGATAATGCTAGACAATAATGTGGTGGATTTACAGATTGAGACATTATTATGGGACCTTTATTTCTTGGTAAATCCATGCCTGATCGAGCCATATATCTTGATGAAAAAGGACGTGCATCTGGTTGATCTAAAGGAGCTTCTAATTGTGTGTCCATATAAGTTGCTGTTAAATGCATTATTAtctgtaaattatatataaatgttggATTTTTTGTTgacaaaaattaatcttacttctacaaagaaataatcaataatttcttacagcTGAATCAGTTGGTAAACTGGAATCCCATTCCTTGCCATTATGCGAACCTCCACTATTCCATTTGAATTCACTCATAGAACCTCCTTTAGCAAgtgttttaattcttttcactAGATATTCTTGATTATTGGACAATTCTAAAAAAGGTACTAATGTTGGAAGCGTTGGTATTGTAGACACTAAAAATTGTGCTTGTGCCAATTTTCTCAATCTATCCAAACCAATATGTCCTGGTTGAGAATCACTCAAACCATGACGAATTAAAGCTGAACATATATTATCGATCTCTACAGCAACTCTTTCGACCACAGTTTTACTAATCCACTAAAATAATTTCCAGAAAACAGACACATGtagcatattttttcttttaatctaattataataatattaaaaaaaatttaccatGCGGAGATTAGCAGTCCATTCATTAACTTTATTTGAATCGATTCTATATTTTCTCCAAACGTCTGGAATGCCAAAAGTACCTCTTGGTGAATTTCCTTCTTCTGCACCGGGACTTGTAGATTTTgatttatctaaataaaaatcaatattaattgtaacaaTCATAACTTATTTTACAGATATATTACAGCTTACTTTACCCATGTTAAAAGATAACATAGTAGGAGCAAGTTGATAAGCACATCTTCTCAATGAAGGGGAAACTTCATTGGGACTTCTTATAGCAGGATGCGTCCAAAATGAACTCAACAAGTTGGATGGTTGATCAATATTTGTCGAAAGTATGGTTTTCCTTTGCACGGAtgcttcttttaaatatttttgtaattcagCTTCgctttgaatgaaattttcactTGTAAATGTACTATTCATAGAAGAGTTCAAAGATTTGTTGATCGATCCATCAGGACTAAGCTTCAATTTTGGAGATGATAGATTGCCATATTTACCAAATGTATTCATTGAATAATCCTCttcaacaaaatataattatacacatAGTTTTTGTTCTATATGGCAAATAAAGATGTATTTGTgacaataatatatcattaacaaacattgcaatatatttatttacgattaaaatttttttacttactgCTTTCACTTAACGAGGATCCAAGTGGTGTCATACGTCTATTAAGACTTATACAAGATAAATTCAAAGGTGTACTTAATTCTGATGCTTTCTGTGAAGTAGTTTCACTTTTGAAAAGTGGATCATCGTTTGATATCCCTAATAAAAGTTTTTGTCGTGGACTTAGTACAATTGGTTGTATATGAAAATTTGTCCAAACATACTGTATTATATGGTAAAGTGCATTTAAAGCAAATATTGATGCTAAGCACCATTCAATCCAAAAAAATGGTTTATAAGCTGTACCTCcatataatctataatttaaataatatatgattacgtaataatttataattatgtattaattgcatattatttatatattaaaattaaacctTACATATCTGAGATAACGATGCTGAGAAGTATACTATTTATGAAAAACCaagtgatattttttcttgctttattTTGGATTTGTTTTAAATGAAGAGTTTGTTGAACTTGTGGCTTAGGTgttaatattctataaataaattatttaaaaattattaatccgttaatattttttcatcgaactatctaaaaattaaaataacgaagtgtaatattgaaattgaatatattaaaattgaaataccTTGCATTAGGAGAAATATGAGACATAGGAGAATGAAAGTCCcccatttttaaataattttataaaaatatttaattcaaatttttagAAACTCTACAAactatgtaataaaaaaatttaaacagTTTTTAACGTGTATAACACCGTATAACATGTTTTTTGCGTATAACTTCAAATTGATCAGATCAGGGGTAGCAACTGACAGAATATTCACTCATACTATGCAAATCGAtatgtatctttctttatctttttttttcccccaaaatattaatcagatattaacataaataaaaatcataaataaattttgttttaattttaattatatataaatacatatataataaataagaacgtcttttaattttaataacgaaatatatatatgtgtatatatatatatatatatatatacatatatatatcaaagaaaataaagtcgAATTTCTTATGTTATTACTAAACATTTAAGTGTACAGATTAGGTTGGCAGCATTGCTGCGCGTTAGTTCCCACTAGTTCGATGAGTAATATTCTTTAGGTTTCCGGTTTGATGATACATTGTGAAAGGAAATATGGGTCGTATTACGTAGTGTTTCGTGAAGCTCGtacgttttataataatttatttattgaaaatattcgtagttttaacgaaataatcaatatttcctATTAGAAGTGATACGTGTGGTTAGATTTTGTCAAGAAATTGtttcgagatatttttttttaacgagtatGTCGGAAGGGGAGATTTTAGCGTCTCAGAAGAAGCCGCAGCCATTTCAACAACCTCAGCAATTAGGAGCGGGTTCGATGGCGAATATGGCGTGGCAATATCCGTCACCTAATAATATGCATACTATGTTTCCATCTTATCCagggtaaaaataatattttcaatcattgatatgaaatacatttatatattaattgagcAATTTATTAAATCTCATATTAgactttgttttatatatatatatatatatatatatatatagatatgtatatgtatatgtatatgtatatgtatatgtatataaaagtaataatatatcagattgattatttatagatgcaattctttatatattttcttatttaatgtAAACATACATAAGATAGAACAAATTCTAAACAAgttataaatgaaacaatgaatatttaaatattttttatttcaatttaatttatttccaatttattttttaatttttaatatgtataaaaattaaagaacttATCTTCctgtttttcatatatttatgattaaatatatatgttgtattaattcatgtaattataatatattaacctGTTAATTGGAAAGAACTAGATGACTTGTCATAAAGacctaattaattttttttcataatgaaaGGATAAACatgttatttgttttttattcctaTTCAGAAAGCATTGTATTttccaattatttattttacgattaattccattttatttttgttacagaCAATTATATGGGACAGGATATCAAGGAGTACCGCATCAAGGtcaaatgtttaattattatcacacGATGATGCCTGCCTATGGGCATGCTTTTAATCCACAGCAAATGCAGCAACAGCATCCGCAAcatcagcaacagcaacagcctCTTCAGCAGCAGAATTCACAgggaaataatcaaataaaaccGCAACTTCATCAACAGCCTCCAGTACCTGGGACCCCCATGACTTTAGACGACGATTCCGATCTTCCTCCTCTACCTCCtggaccaccaccacctctaCAACCTACTCAGCAACATAGCCAGGTACAACCATCGATGCAGCCTCATTCGGGATTTGTCTACGGTGCATTTTCCTATGGCAATTGGAATGGAGTGCATAATGACATCTCTCGTAAGTAGTTTTCATAAGATTATAAGAATCTTATatgttaaaatcgatataattagatAAGATTATACTTTTTAGAATACAATGGACAAGTTCGTTTCAATCTACAGAACAAGAAAGTTGGATTAGGATTTTCGCAATCAGGCAACAGTGGAGCtgcaaagaaaaaacgtaagaGGAACAAAAATCTAGCGGCACAATTCAACAATAACTTTCAGGGAAAcaatacaacaacaacaaattttGTATCGGAACCTAATCTCAAAGTGGAGTTACCACCCTTACCTCCTATTCAACATGAAATAGCTGCTCCCCCTCCACCTATCGAGGAATCTCCTGATCCTGTTACACCTGCCACTACAACGGTCAGTGCATCTCTGAATACTAGTGTTCCAGTGGGAAGTACTCCCTCTATTGCGACGAATGCTAATCCAGTTGGGGATTGGCCTGACAGCTTAAAGAATTACGTGAACAGGTGTTACGAAAAGTGCAAAACGGCAGTTGACAAGGATCAGGTTGAAATTATACTCAAAGGGAAAATAACACGAGCTGCTAATGATGGCTCGCTTTGGGTAAAAGATTGGGACAAAGAGCCTTTACCTAGTATACACAGTGAACGTATGACCATGACGATAAAGCCTCAGAAGCCGCCATTAAAGTTGAATAATCCTTTGGCTAATCCATTGGCAAATACACAGGGAGGCTTGCGCAAGTCAGGGCTTTCCACTTCTCTTGGAGCTAGGCTTGGCGCGCGTCTCTCTGTGACTCATAGGCGATCAAGATCAAGGTCGCGATCGAGGTCGAGATCGAGATCAAGATCAAGATCGAAAACGAGGTCGAGGTCAAGGTCGAGGTCGAGGTCGAGATCAAGGTCGAGGTCACGTTCTCACTCACGTAGTCCCCCCTTACGGAAATACAGGCGTAGCACATCCTCTTCGTCTAACGTTAGCGATCGGGAATATGACAGCAAATcgttgaaaacgaaaaaatcaacgcgaaataaacaaaatcacAACAACAAGAAAACCAAGAAGACTAAGCAGACAAAATCACATTTCTATTCCGAGTTTGGTTTAGCTACAGGCAATAGCGATGAACTAGGATCCAAGGAGAAACTTCAACAACGTGCGGCACGATTTAACGATCCCATTTCTAGGACATTCAACACTAGCATTAGAGATGATCCGACCGCTGAGTTTGACTTCACCGGACTTCACATCGTTGGAACTTGCAAGGACTTAGAAAAACCATATTTACGCCTTACATCGGTAAgacatttcaataatatatatatatatttctttatagatataaatgctaatattattgttagaataaaattacatcTGTATAATCTTTTAGGCTCCAGCCCCATCTGCAATTCGACCGGTAAGTGTTCTTCAAAATTCGTTGGCCTATGTCAAGAATCGTTGGGTAGTGGAACAAGACTACAGATATGCTTGTGAccaattaaaatcaattcgtCAAGATCTTACCGTGCAAGGTATCAGAGATGCGTTTACTGTCCATGTTTATGAAACCCACGCTCGTGTAGCTTTAGAACGTGGAGATCATGAAGAATTTAATCAATGTCAAACACAATTAAGAATGTTATATCAAGATGTGGGAGGTGAAAATCGATGCGAATTTGTGGCGTACcgtatattgtattatatcttTACAAAAAATACTTTAGGTAAATATAGAGAATCGTATAACAGTAATGTGTGTTACATAATGTGCCTATacgtatgaaattttttaatataatttttttctcttttttttttttttcttttttttttctttttttttttttttttttctttttttttattattacagattTGACGACGATTTTAGCATCACTTAATggagaagacaaaaaagatgAGTGCATTAAACATGCATTGAAAGTTCGCTCAGCCTGGTGGCTGGGTAATTTTCATGCtttattcaaattatacaGAAGCGCACCAAGAATGGCTGCTTTTCTTATGGATTGGTTCGCTGCTAGAGAACGCAAGATTGCTTTgaaacaaatgataaaatcgtaagtaaaaaattattttcagattatttatcattgtatATCTTGATATTAATCAACAGGAtagtgatattatattttatataatgcatatgttacctaattttcaatatttaatctaACAATTTCTAACTaaattgtgaaataaaaatgtttagtTAGAAATTGCAAGTATAAttacttttcaattatttttgagCTACTTTTTGAAAAGTAGAAGCTTGAATGTAAcagtaaaaatgtatatacatatatttatattaaattatttttatgtgtatatatataaattgtataaaatacaCAGATTTAATGATATAggtaaacataattaaaaaatagataggtagaaagagagaaagtgaaattataattatgaagaTTTCTGTTACAGGGTACTGCAGCTGaaagttgaattttttttttttatatatatattattcatattttatattgttctatatatacatacatgtgtgtatctgtaaatacatgcatacatacgtatatgtatatatatatatgtatatttattcgtcTAACGTATGTATTTCTTCTACTGTTTAGCTACCGGCAAAATTTGGCGGTTGATTTCATCGTAGCAGAATTGGCCTTTGAATCTTTGGACAAGTTCTATGAATTTGTCAGTGAATTTACATTGGTTTATGCTGATCCTGAACGGCGTCTAATCGACTGTAAAACAAGCAATGGTTGTCTAGGTGGTTGGTAAAAAAATGTCTCTCTTGCCTACTTCGCTATAAATCGTAAATGgcaataattaaatcgaaaagcACTTTCtatgtgcatacatatgtatatgcatatgtttCCTGATTTGACATAATATGCATGTGTAACTTCTTACTTGCACATccatatgcatatgcatatattccAAAGTTGATACGGGttcattacatttttcttgCTTAAAGAGCTGATATAAACcaattctaaataatttccAATCATTGTCATCGATTGGGAATGGTTTACAGCTCGAGCAAAGTTTTACTACTTGAAACATTCTTCGAGGAATTTGTGCATTATTGTTGTGTGCATGAAAGATTAAACTTCTGGAGTTATGAATTGTAAGAGAATAGGGGATACAAAATTCGTCATGATTGTTTGGTTGTTtggatattataaaaaaaaagagagagagagaaggagaaaagccAGAAAGATCGAATAGTTTTATAACttctacaaaaaaatatcatatatatatatgtatatatatatatctcaatcCAAGTCGGTATGAAACCGAAAGTTGTGAAAAATCAGTCAGAGggcatgaaatttattttcttcataaaaatttctcttcttccataTTTCCAATCGTTCGGCTAAAAGATAAGCCATcaaatctttcttcttattatctgGTGCCAGGTATTCCAATGAATTCTTCGAATTCTTGGTAAACGTGTAGTAAATCATTCTTTTTGCTGCACACTTTTTATAAGGATAAAACTACAAATTATATGAAGAGGAACAAATTTCTGAAGATTTTAATCTGATGTGTCTGGGCGAACTATTGTTTCTGTGCCTGATCAATAAATGGATATCTTCAATTTGACAAGTGTTTTCTCATGGAATATTCTCTATGGAAAGGTAGAAGAAAATCATGAAATTTCGAAGACATCAGCACTATAAACATACAAAAATGAGTGGTGATTGAGATTTTCGATGCAAGAAGATCAATATAGGATACAATGAGGAGATGGAGGCTACCGTTTCTttttagcaaaaaaaaaaaaaaaaaaaaaaaaaagaaaaaaaagaaaaaaaagtaaataaataaataaaaataaaaataaaaataaaaaaaaaataaataaatactcaAAAGAAGATTACATCCGCGAGAATAaactttaatatcattttttttatgctggacatttgtatatatctatcttctGCGAACCAACCAAGTTctagttttataatatttagtgCAAAGAGGTAAACATACGTCAGTTCGTTGCCcgattaagaaattaaaacacTTTTCTTAACGTTAAGGAAAATCTATGAGATTTTCAAATCGGGTCGGGTGGGGTGGGTGttagatatttaattgtaagataaaatacatgtataatGTTGtgcataataaattatttaattttccgAACATTTTGTGTTATTGATAAATCAAATCTAATAAACGCACTTTCAATCATAGATCGCGACTCGTTTAATCACTCATCAATcctgttataataaataataaatcagcatatttatatgtcttcatatatttatggaaatattatattaatgcagtgcaatgaagaatatttaaatcgaaaaagaatatgttGAAATTATCTATCATTTAACACATACACCATTGACGAATTCTATATAGTCATTTGAATACTATAACATTTTTACCACTGTCGACCAGCGACATTGTTACAAAACATTATCCAtcaaaatttatgatattacaaaagtaataatactGTATGGAGacgtacgtataaatataacgtATGCTTATCATAGaatacaaattttcaaatgaaaacaataaacaGTAATATAGAGATTTTTTGACaacagttaaaaaaaaaaaaaaacatgagcACTTTGTAGGAACACAGTTTACATGAGATAACCAGATGATTACGCGTTGATGAGTCGCTAACTACTATATAGTGcgttataataatcttatatattaaggttttttttctttttgttgtttttcttttcctaatgatatacaatatttatgtatattaataatactcgacatatattatgcattttaacaaatgaagcattaacgaaatagaaaaaatgtcAACATTatgtttgttgttgttgttgttgttgttgttgttgaagCATAGTGTCTGAAAAATTGGAATCGATATGATCTGTATGGTTTTTTTCTTGCAGATTGAATTTATACCGAAAGGGATACAAAACTGTTATACTGAGTAATGTTGCGTTTCAAAATGTCAGCACACGGCCCTAAGACACGTTCAAATCTGGCTCTGTCTAATTTGACGCATTTTAAGGGACCCCTAGCTACAACCGTTGCTGCTCTTGGTCGATCCAGTAATAATGCTATTTCCcctattaatcatttattattacatatattagtatacatacacacacacacacacatatatatatatataaagtagtaataattataatgtgaAAAAAACATTACCAAAATAATCGGACGGACCCAGACGACCCACTTCTGCGGGTTCAGGGGGTTCCGCTCCTTCCGAGCGTTGTTGTAAGACTACAGCAGTTCCCTCaacaatgatat is a genomic window containing:
- the LOC124957606 gene encoding transmembrane protein 209; protein product: MGDFHSPMSHISPNARILTPKPQVQQTLHLKQIQNKARKNITWFFINSILLSIVISDILYGGTAYKPFFWIEWCLASIFALNALYHIIQYVWTNFHIQPIVLSPRQKLLLGISNDDPLFKSETTSQKASELSTPLNLSCISLNRRMTPLGSSLSESKDYSMNTFGKYGNLSSPKLKLSPDGSINKSLNSSMNSTFTSENFIQSEAELQKYLKEASVQRKTILSTNIDQPSNLLSSFWTHPAIRSPNEVSPSLRRCAYQLAPTMLSFNMDKSKSTSPGAEEGNSPRGTFGIPDVWRKYRIDSNKVNEWTANLRMWISKTVVERVAVEIDNICSALIRHGLSDSQPGHIGLDRLRKLAQAQFLVSTIPTLPTLVPFLELSNNQEYLVKRIKTLAKGGSMSEFKWNSGGSHNGKEWDSSLPTDSAIIMHLTATYMDTQLEAPLDQPDARPFSSRYMARSGMDLPRNKGPIIMSQSVNPPHYCLALSGDSLPTDYEEIQRGRNNLFHTLLLFLYIVKTRDHGMLGRVNLGASGINILWVIDG
- the LOC124957840 gene encoding leukocyte receptor cluster member 8 homolog — protein: MSEGEILASQKKPQPFQQPQQLGAGSMANMAWQYPSPNNMHTMFPSYPGQLYGTGYQGVPHQGQMFNYYHTMMPAYGHAFNPQQMQQQHPQHQQQQQPLQQQNSQGNNQIKPQLHQQPPVPGTPMTLDDDSDLPPLPPGPPPPLQPTQQHSQVQPSMQPHSGFVYGAFSYGNWNGVHNDISQYNGQVRFNLQNKKVGLGFSQSGNSGAAKKKRKRNKNLAAQFNNNFQGNNTTTTNFVSEPNLKVELPPLPPIQHEIAAPPPPIEESPDPVTPATTTVSASLNTSVPVGSTPSIATNANPVGDWPDSLKNYVNRCYEKCKTAVDKDQVEIILKGKITRAANDGSLWVKDWDKEPLPSIHSERMTMTIKPQKPPLKLNNPLANPLANTQGGLRKSGLSTSLGARLGARLSVTHRRSRSRSRSRSRSRSRSRSKTRSRSRSRSRSRSRSRSRSHSRSPPLRKYRRSTSSSSNVSDREYDSKSLKTKKSTRNKQNHNNKKTKKTKQTKSHFYSEFGLATGNSDELGSKEKLQQRAARFNDPISRTFNTSIRDDPTAEFDFTGLHIVGTCKDLEKPYLRLTSAPAPSAIRPVSVLQNSLAYVKNRWVVEQDYRYACDQLKSIRQDLTVQGIRDAFTVHVYETHARVALERGDHEEFNQCQTQLRMLYQDVGGENRCEFVAYRILYYIFTKNTLDLTTILASLNGEDKKDECIKHALKVRSAWWLGNFHALFKLYRSAPRMAAFLMDWFAARERKIALKQMIKSYRQNLAVDFIVAELAFESLDKFYEFVSEFTLVYADPERRLIDCKTSNGCLGGW